The Halorientalis sp. IM1011 genome window below encodes:
- a CDS encoding NADH-quinone oxidoreductase subunit N, translating into MIALQTSGTLPDWTALAPAILLGLTALTLFLIDSVDPNDESPGLLAGVATLGSVLAMVVTGWYLVSGTGMPRTGGPIELFSGQLVVDGMSLFFTFIFTSVAALVTLASYDYLSGRPNQAEYYALVLLAATGMSVMASANSLATAFVALELSSLPSYGLVAYLKDNQGSVEAGMKYFLIGAVSSAVLAYGISLVYASTGALQLDAVAEVLGAGIENSGVLGVGILMVLGGFAFKTASVPFHFWAPEAYEGAPAPISGFLSSASKAAGFVLAFRVFVTAFPIEVVAGTLDWAMAFTVLALVTMTLGNFAAATQENVKRMLAYSSIGHAGYALIGIALLTGSANQSYALGASMLHLFVYGFMNTGAFLFVALVEYWGVGRTFEDYNGLAKQAPIACVAMTIFLFSLAGLPIGGGALSKWALLSATASAATLSAWLLAAALIINSALSLFYYSRVVKAMWIEEPAGDFEVASYPTGLYAAVVGAAIATFLLLPAFGMISGTAFDAAAALF; encoded by the coding sequence ATGATCGCACTCCAGACCTCGGGCACGTTGCCCGACTGGACGGCGCTGGCCCCGGCGATCTTGCTCGGGCTGACCGCGCTGACCCTGTTCCTGATCGACAGCGTCGATCCGAACGACGAGTCACCGGGCCTGCTCGCGGGCGTCGCGACGCTGGGCTCGGTGCTGGCGATGGTCGTCACGGGCTGGTATCTGGTCTCCGGGACGGGGATGCCCCGGACGGGCGGTCCGATCGAGCTGTTCAGCGGCCAGCTGGTCGTCGACGGGATGAGCCTGTTCTTCACGTTCATCTTCACGAGCGTGGCCGCGCTCGTCACCCTCGCCAGCTACGACTACCTGTCGGGCCGGCCGAACCAGGCCGAGTACTACGCGCTCGTGTTGCTCGCGGCTACCGGGATGTCCGTGATGGCCTCGGCAAACAGCCTCGCGACGGCGTTCGTCGCGCTGGAACTGTCGAGCCTGCCGTCCTACGGTCTCGTGGCCTACCTCAAGGACAACCAGGGGAGCGTCGAGGCCGGGATGAAGTACTTCCTGATCGGCGCGGTCTCCTCGGCGGTGCTGGCCTACGGGATCAGCCTCGTCTACGCCTCGACCGGCGCGCTGCAGCTGGACGCCGTCGCGGAGGTCCTAGGAGCGGGCATCGAGAACTCCGGCGTCCTCGGCGTCGGCATCCTGATGGTGCTCGGCGGGTTCGCGTTCAAGACCGCCTCCGTGCCCTTCCACTTCTGGGCACCGGAGGCCTACGAAGGCGCGCCCGCGCCTATCTCCGGGTTCCTCTCGTCGGCCTCGAAGGCCGCCGGGTTCGTGCTCGCGTTCCGCGTGTTCGTCACCGCGTTCCCGATCGAGGTCGTCGCCGGCACGCTCGACTGGGCGATGGCCTTCACCGTGCTCGCCTTGGTGACGATGACGCTCGGCAACTTCGCCGCGGCCACCCAGGAGAACGTCAAGCGGATGCTGGCGTACTCCTCGATCGGTCACGCCGGCTACGCGCTGATCGGCATCGCGCTGCTGACGGGGTCGGCCAACCAGAGCTACGCGCTGGGAGCCAGCATGCTCCACCTGTTCGTCTACGGGTTCATGAACACCGGAGCCTTCCTGTTCGTCGCCCTGGTCGAGTACTGGGGCGTCGGTCGCACCTTCGAGGACTACAACGGATTGGCGAAACAGGCTCCCATCGCCTGCGTCGCCATGACCATCTTCCTGTTCAGCCTCGCGGGCCTGCCGATCGGCGGCGGCGCGCTCTCGAAGTGGGCGCTGCTGTCGGCGACCGCGAGCGCGGCCACGCTGAGCGCGTGGCTGCTGGCGGCCGCACTCATCATCAACAGCGCGCTGTCGCTGTTCTACTACTCCCGGGTCGTCAAGGCGATGTGGATCGAAGAGCCCGCGGGTGACTTCGAGGTCGCCTCGTACCCGACCGGCCTCTACGCGGCCGTCGTCGGTGCCGCCATCGCGACCTTCCTCCTGCTGCCGGCCTTCGGCATGATCTCCGGCACGGCCTTCGACGCCGCGGCTGCGCTGTTCTGA
- a CDS encoding DNA-directed RNA polymerase subunit L, whose protein sequence is MELRVIEKTDTELSIEIAGEDHTFMNVLKGALLEADGVEAATYDVNPEQSGGQTEPILTVKTEDDVDALDALETGADRVMEKADDFRTAFEAAA, encoded by the coding sequence ATGGAACTGCGGGTCATCGAGAAGACCGACACGGAACTCTCTATCGAGATCGCGGGCGAGGATCACACGTTCATGAACGTCCTCAAGGGCGCACTGCTGGAAGCCGACGGCGTCGAGGCCGCGACTTACGACGTGAATCCCGAACAGTCCGGTGGCCAGACCGAACCGATCCTGACGGTCAAGACCGAAGACGACGTCGACGCGCTCGACGCACTGGAGACCGGCGCAGACCGCGTCATGGAGAAGGCCGACGACTTCCGGACCGCCTTCGAGGCGGCGGCCTAA
- a CDS encoding adenylosuccinate synthase — MTVTIVGSQLGDEGKGGIVDLYGDAADVVVRYQGGDNAGHTVVEGDEEYKLSLVPSGAVRGKVGVLGNGCVVNPRTLFDELDALRERGLDPDVRVARRAHVILPYHRVLDGIEEEVKSETDDEVGTTGRGIGPTYEDKAGRRGVRVGDLLDSEVLRDRLEYVVPQKKALVEDVYGLDLTDLDDPDAFDVEALYEEFREFGRRLETEDMTVNAGNFLDSAIDDGQNVILEGAQGTIIDIDHGNYPFVTSSNPTAGGACTGTGLAPGVVGDGEVVGIVKAYLTRVGSGPMPTELGGVEGDTPGYEEQGEGENEELATYIREEGDEYGTVTGRPRRVGWLDMPMLRHATRASGFTGLAVNHVDTLAGLDELQVGHTYELDGETLETMPATTEQWADCEVNLQSFEGWPEQDWAAVASEGYDALHENARAYLDYVSDELDTPIYAVGVGPGRSQTIVRERPF; from the coding sequence ATGACCGTAACTATCGTTGGGTCCCAGCTGGGCGACGAGGGCAAAGGCGGCATCGTCGACCTATACGGCGACGCCGCCGACGTCGTCGTCCGCTACCAGGGCGGCGACAACGCCGGCCACACCGTCGTCGAAGGGGACGAGGAGTACAAGCTGTCGCTCGTCCCGAGCGGGGCCGTCCGCGGGAAGGTGGGCGTCCTCGGCAACGGCTGTGTCGTCAACCCGCGAACGCTGTTCGACGAACTCGACGCGCTCAGAGAGCGCGGACTCGACCCCGACGTGCGGGTCGCCCGACGCGCCCACGTCATTCTCCCCTACCACAGAGTGCTGGACGGAATCGAGGAGGAGGTAAAGAGCGAGACCGACGACGAGGTCGGTACCACCGGCCGCGGCATCGGCCCCACCTACGAGGACAAGGCCGGTCGCCGCGGCGTCCGCGTGGGCGACCTGCTCGACTCCGAGGTGCTCCGGGACCGTCTGGAGTACGTCGTCCCCCAGAAGAAAGCGCTGGTCGAGGACGTGTACGGGCTGGACCTGACGGACCTGGACGACCCCGATGCCTTCGACGTCGAGGCGCTCTACGAGGAGTTCCGCGAGTTCGGTCGCCGACTGGAGACCGAAGACATGACCGTCAACGCCGGGAACTTCCTCGACAGTGCCATCGACGACGGGCAGAACGTCATCCTCGAAGGCGCCCAGGGGACGATCATCGACATCGACCACGGGAACTACCCGTTCGTCACCTCCTCGAACCCGACCGCTGGCGGCGCGTGTACCGGGACCGGACTCGCACCTGGCGTCGTCGGCGACGGCGAGGTCGTCGGCATCGTCAAGGCCTACCTGACCCGCGTCGGGAGCGGTCCGATGCCGACCGAACTCGGCGGCGTCGAGGGTGACACGCCGGGCTACGAGGAACAGGGCGAAGGCGAAAACGAGGAACTGGCCACCTACATCCGCGAGGAGGGCGACGAGTACGGGACCGTCACCGGGCGGCCCCGCCGGGTCGGCTGGCTCGACATGCCGATGCTCCGCCACGCGACCCGTGCGTCCGGATTCACCGGCCTCGCCGTCAACCACGTCGACACCCTCGCCGGCCTCGACGAGTTGCAGGTCGGCCACACCTACGAACTGGACGGCGAGACGCTGGAAACGATGCCGGCGACCACCGAGCAGTGGGCCGACTGCGAGGTGAACCTGCAGTCCTTCGAGGGCTGGCCCGAGCAGGACTGGGCCGCGGTCGCCAGCGAGGGGTACGACGCGCTCCACGAGAACGCACGCGCGTATCTGGACTACGTGAGCGACGAACTCGACACGCCGATCTACGCGGTCGGCGTCGGTCCGGGTCGCTCCCAGACGATCGTCCGAGAGCGCCCGTTCTAG